The Lampris incognitus isolate fLamInc1 chromosome 7, fLamInc1.hap2, whole genome shotgun sequence genome window below encodes:
- the LOC130116076 gene encoding tubulin-specific chaperone cofactor E-like protein isoform X2 — protein sequence MESKTAEEDVEGRTFMEVISEKYSPENFPYRRGTGIGVVVVPTIGPQGSPMKERLNLPSVLVLNGCGISRAGDEAEIAAFCAHVMELDLSHNKLQDWNEISKIVSNIPNLDFLNLSSNPLAGSGVEARCAEAFSRVRRLVLNNTQVSWDTVLVLTREMPELEELFLCLNEYTTVSASTVPCPTLRLLHITDNSLQDWGEVRKFGTMFPSLDTLVMANNNLASIQDGGDILQRLFPNLRSINLHNSGLNQWGDIEKLNFFPKLEEVRLQGIPLLQTYTNTERRSLMIAQLPSVSSLNGSVVSEGEREDAERFFIRYYLDYPEEELPYRYHCLVTKYGKLEPLAEIDLRPRCRAQVEVHCEDKVEQVNIRLDQTVAELKKQLRTVVQLPTNNMRLYYIDKDVGSHFGPEEMKYSNRALHSYSIRDGDEILVVPKTK from the exons atggagtccaagacggcTGAGG AGGATGTGGAGGGCCGTACCTTCATGGAGGTTATCAGTGAGAAGTACAGCCCCGAGAATTTCCCATATCGCCGAGGGACTGGcataggggtggtggtggtgcccACAATTGGTCCCCAAGGCTCTCCTATGAAAG AACGCCTGAACCTCCCTAGTGTGCTGGTGTTAAATGGCTGTGGAATCAGCAGGGCTGGAGATGAGGCGGAGATTGCAGCATTCTGTGCTCATGTCATGGAGCTTGACCTATCCCATAACAAGCTGCAGGACTGGAATGAG ATTAGTAAAATTGTGTCCAATATCCCCAACCTGGACTTCCTTAATCTGAGCTCCAACCCCCTGGCAGGTTCAGGAGTGGAGGCGCGCTGTGCTGAAGCCTTCTCTCGTGTCCGACGCCTTGTCCTCAACAACACACAAGTATCCTGGGATACTGTGCTTGTGCTTACAAGGGAAATGCCAGA GCTGGAGGAGCTGTTCCTGTGCCTTAATGAATACACCACAGTGTCAGCCTCCACTGTGCCCTGCCCCACCCTGCGTCTGCTGCACATAACAGACAACAGCCTCCAGGACTGGGGTGAAGTGCGGAAATTTGGTACCATGTTCCCCAGTCTCGACACGCTGGTCATGGCCAACAACAACTTGGCGTCCATCCAGGATGGTGGGGATATCTTGCAACGGCTTTTCCCCAACTTACGCAGCATAAACCTGCACAACTCAG GTCTCAACCAATGGGGAGACATTGAGAAGCTGAATTTCTTCCCAAAGCTGGAAGAGGTGCGACTGCAGGGCATTCCTTTACTGCAGACCTACACCAACACAGAGCGCCGCAGCCTCATGATAGCACA GCTTCCTTCAGTATCGTCGCTAAATGGCAGTGTTGTcagcgaaggagagagagaagatgcaGAACGGTTCTTCATTCGATATTATTTAGACTACCCAGAGGAGGAGTTGCCCTACAG ATACCACTGCCTGGTGACCAAGTATGGGAAGCTGGAACCACTTGCGGAGATTGACCTCCGACCCCGCTGCCGTGCTCAGGTGGAGGTGCACTGTGAGGACAAGGTGGAGCAG GTGAACATCCGCTTGGACCAGACCGTAGCAGAGCTGAAGAAACAGCTGAGAACAGTGGTCCAGCTTCCTACCAACAACATGAGGCTCTATTACATTGACAAGGATGTGGGCAGCCACTTTGGACCAGAAGAGATGAAGTACAGCAACCGAGCGCTCCATTCTTACAGCATTCGAGACGGCGATGAGATACTGGTGGTTCCCAAGACCAAGTGA
- the LOC130116076 gene encoding tubulin-specific chaperone cofactor E-like protein isoform X1 — MWDGAAELPEDVEGRTFMEVISEKYSPENFPYRRGTGIGVVVVPTIGPQGSPMKERLNLPSVLVLNGCGISRAGDEAEIAAFCAHVMELDLSHNKLQDWNEISKIVSNIPNLDFLNLSSNPLAGSGVEARCAEAFSRVRRLVLNNTQVSWDTVLVLTREMPELEELFLCLNEYTTVSASTVPCPTLRLLHITDNSLQDWGEVRKFGTMFPSLDTLVMANNNLASIQDGGDILQRLFPNLRSINLHNSGLNQWGDIEKLNFFPKLEEVRLQGIPLLQTYTNTERRSLMIAQLPSVSSLNGSVVSEGEREDAERFFIRYYLDYPEEELPYRYHCLVTKYGKLEPLAEIDLRPRCRAQVEVHCEDKVEQVNIRLDQTVAELKKQLRTVVQLPTNNMRLYYIDKDVGSHFGPEEMKYSNRALHSYSIRDGDEILVVPKTK, encoded by the exons ATGTGGGACGGAGCTGCAGAGCTGCCAGAGGATGTGGAGGGCCGTACCTTCATGGAGGTTATCAGTGAGAAGTACAGCCCCGAGAATTTCCCATATCGCCGAGGGACTGGcataggggtggtggtggtgcccACAATTGGTCCCCAAGGCTCTCCTATGAAAG AACGCCTGAACCTCCCTAGTGTGCTGGTGTTAAATGGCTGTGGAATCAGCAGGGCTGGAGATGAGGCGGAGATTGCAGCATTCTGTGCTCATGTCATGGAGCTTGACCTATCCCATAACAAGCTGCAGGACTGGAATGAG ATTAGTAAAATTGTGTCCAATATCCCCAACCTGGACTTCCTTAATCTGAGCTCCAACCCCCTGGCAGGTTCAGGAGTGGAGGCGCGCTGTGCTGAAGCCTTCTCTCGTGTCCGACGCCTTGTCCTCAACAACACACAAGTATCCTGGGATACTGTGCTTGTGCTTACAAGGGAAATGCCAGA GCTGGAGGAGCTGTTCCTGTGCCTTAATGAATACACCACAGTGTCAGCCTCCACTGTGCCCTGCCCCACCCTGCGTCTGCTGCACATAACAGACAACAGCCTCCAGGACTGGGGTGAAGTGCGGAAATTTGGTACCATGTTCCCCAGTCTCGACACGCTGGTCATGGCCAACAACAACTTGGCGTCCATCCAGGATGGTGGGGATATCTTGCAACGGCTTTTCCCCAACTTACGCAGCATAAACCTGCACAACTCAG GTCTCAACCAATGGGGAGACATTGAGAAGCTGAATTTCTTCCCAAAGCTGGAAGAGGTGCGACTGCAGGGCATTCCTTTACTGCAGACCTACACCAACACAGAGCGCCGCAGCCTCATGATAGCACA GCTTCCTTCAGTATCGTCGCTAAATGGCAGTGTTGTcagcgaaggagagagagaagatgcaGAACGGTTCTTCATTCGATATTATTTAGACTACCCAGAGGAGGAGTTGCCCTACAG ATACCACTGCCTGGTGACCAAGTATGGGAAGCTGGAACCACTTGCGGAGATTGACCTCCGACCCCGCTGCCGTGCTCAGGTGGAGGTGCACTGTGAGGACAAGGTGGAGCAG GTGAACATCCGCTTGGACCAGACCGTAGCAGAGCTGAAGAAACAGCTGAGAACAGTGGTCCAGCTTCCTACCAACAACATGAGGCTCTATTACATTGACAAGGATGTGGGCAGCCACTTTGGACCAGAAGAGATGAAGTACAGCAACCGAGCGCTCCATTCTTACAGCATTCGAGACGGCGATGAGATACTGGTGGTTCCCAAGACCAAGTGA